TGGGACCGAGCATCCGGTCGACCAGTGTGAGGCCAAGGTCCACCCAGGCCAGGATCCCCGCGGCCGTCACGAGGTCGACGTCGTCGATCACCATGCGGGAAGCGTCCACCCGGACGTCCGGACAGCGCCGCGCCAGCTCCTCGGCGAACGCCCAGTGGGTCGTGGCGTCCCGCGAGTCGAGCAGGTGGGTCTCGGCGAGCACGAACACGCCGGCGCACACGGCGCAGAGAGTGGTGCCCCCGGACCGGAGGCCGACGAGCCAGTCGGTGAGTTCGCCGACCGATGCCATCAGCTCGGGCACGACGAGGCTGGGCGGAATGATGACGTGGCTGAGCCGATGTTCGAGCTCGGGATGGGTGTCCGAGGAGCAGACCATGACCGGCCCGTCGTCGGCGGCGGACACGGTCCAGGTGCTGACCCGGATCACGCTCGGAGGATCGGCCGATTCGACGGCGTACTCGCTGGCGACGCGGAAGATGTCGCGGAGGCCGTGGATCGCCGAGACCTGGCAGTCGGCGTACTCCAGCAGGCCGACCTCGCCGACCACCCGCGCACCGGTCGCGTCGACGTGCGGACCTGTGGCCGTCGGGCTCATCGTGTCT
The nucleotide sequence above comes from Amycolatopsis sp. AA4. Encoded proteins:
- a CDS encoding GlxA family transcriptional regulator, yielding MSPTATGPHVDATGARVVGEVGLLEYADCQVSAIHGLRDIFRVASEYAVESADPPSVIRVSTWTVSAADDGPVMVCSSDTHPELEHRLSHVIIPPSLVVPELMASVGELTDWLVGLRSGGTTLCAVCAGVFVLAETHLLDSRDATTHWAFAEELARRCPDVRVDASRMVIDDVDLVTAAGILAWVDLGLTLVDRMLGPSVMLHTARFVLADPPRRRQSLYQEFTPRLQHGDADIREVQARLHAHLDEPHSVEQLAQTAAMHPRTFQRRFKEATGLTATEYLQAARIAKARESLELTNEPVARISRSVGYLDVSNFRRLFSAPRASRRRSTGTGSASRHGSARRVTGRAVSRRGSAPRPRDRW